The nucleotide window aataaaaaaggaaaaaggggagaaaaaagcacaaaggggatatgaacccctcccattttactcctccaacaccttaaacaccatatcacttatgtttttgtgataatatgctaaaatatttatatttatatgggtggtatgttaacaattacatgcaaaactattttggggatttatcatttgatgactactcttcacaatacacttactctacacatagagatgatgaagatagtgaaaaatttgaaccttgtaggaactctatgtggtactaagtcattcatgtatcttaccatgcaatgtataaagtgtaaaatattatagtaaatcattatatatgaatgattacggtgtatttaatcttttttcattaattattacatattttttacactcaTAGTGTTTGCCGGCTTgctgtataatcaacttaaattagttaaatccatcatgcaatgcatttccttctaattttttgtgataaactcatagataattgactaaatagacattctccaaagtttcaataaaaatttctaagtttttcttacaatttccatggtttttattcaatttttatcgatatcgataatatcccgatatttccatcgaaatttccatatttttggactaccgatatttccgatatcatcgatattttagaagTTTTAGACCATAGTGGAAACACAGATTACAGTGATGCTATTTGGACGCCGCAGATGAAAACAACAATGCCGCCACTTTCTGTGTCTTTGACAATCTGCAAGTGCCAAAAGTTAAGtacccaaaacccaaattttctcttccttgaattctcttttgaaatttcaaagtcGAACGAACTAAATGGGCAAAGATTCTGAGAGAAAAAGCTCAAAATTCTTTTAGCTAAGGCAGAAGTAATGTGAAGTCTTGGGTTGATTTTCGTCTGATGTGAACTGATAATGACTGGGATTTCTGTACACAAGAAATTTTGTACAAGAAGGAACCCAGCAGTAAAAGAATGGAAAACTTTTAGTCCAAACCGCGTTTTGTATTCAATTGATGACAGGTAGGGCCTCACCATTGATGGACTGACTCATGTAGCAAACTCATGCGTGAATGAACAGTTGTACTATATAGATGAAGCAGGTGGCaaagaaaaatctaatttTGACTTGTGAATATACCAACccatttcacaatttccacAATAATTTGCCGTTCGGATGAGCCTGGTTATAATCTTCTCAATTATCAACCACAAGcatcttttctttctagtCTTTAACTTGAAGGAAATCCCTCGCAGGGacagaggaaaaagaaaaattaattaatgggtGGTCTTTGTTTTCTGCTTATTAGTACTAATTTGCTCTTTCTGTTTTTCACAATTTCCTCTGCAGTTGACATCATTAGCCCCTCGCAGTCTATCAGTGACAACACGACGTTGGTTTCTAGTGATGGAAGCTTTGAGCTTGGTTTCTTCAGTCCTGGTAGCTCCACGAATCGTTACTTGGGAATTTGGTACAAGAACATGAACATCCCAGGTAGAACTGTTGTTTGGGTTGCAAACAGATGCAACCCCATTAATGATTCTTCCGGCATGTTGATGATAAACAGCACAGGCAATCTTGTGCTGTTTGGTCAGAACAAGAGTGTTGTTTGGTCCACAAGCTCAGTTAAACGTGTTGAAAATGCAATGGTACAGCTTTTAGATTCTGGAAATTTGGTAGTAAGAGATGTGAAAGATGGAATTTCAGGACCCTATTTGTGGCAAAGTTTCGACTATCCTTCTGATACGTTGTTACCAGGAATGAAGTTGGGATGGGACTTAAGGACGGGTCTGAAACGACACATATCGGCATGGAAAAACTCAGAAGATCCCTGTCCAGGCAATTTCACGTATGGGATTGAAATGGAACTTCAAGCATACCCTGAGGCATATATTCGCAATGGCACTGCGAAAATTTATCGTGCCAGTCCGTTTAATGGCCTCACTTTCTGTGGTTCATCAGAGAAACATCCTGCTCGTTACGGTTTCAACTTTGTGTACAATGATGATGAAGTGTACTACATGTACAAACCTACCATTAAGTCTATAACCTCAAGAATAGTTTTGAACCAAACCACCAGTTCATGTATTCGGTTTCATtggaagaaagaagatgaagcttGGACTGCCCATTTATCAAGACCTAGAGATGTGTGTGATCATTATGGCTTCTGTGGAGCGAATGGAAATTGTATTGGTGAGAATCCAGTCTGCCAATGTCTAAAGGGATTCAAGCCTAAGTCTCAAGGAAAATGGAATTTGGCGGACTGGTCTCTAGGATGTGTGCGCAATAAACCCTTGAGCTGTCAGAAAACAGATAAAGATGGGTTTCTCAAATTCGTTGGCTTGAAATTGCCAGATACTACACATTCTTGGGTGAACAAAAGTATGAATCTCAAGGAATGCAGAGCCAAATGCTTGAACAACTGTTCTTGTATGGCTTATAGAAGCTCAGATATCAGAGGAGGTACTGGCTGTGCCATCTGGTTTGGTGATCTAATAGATACCACACAGGCTCTGACTTCTGGGCAGGAAATATATATTCGAATGTCAGCTTCGGAGTTAGGTATGAAAACTTTGTAATGTAAAGTTGCTTGTTTATGTCACCAGTGCATTTTGCTTTTATCAAAGTTAAAGAACTGACCAatctttttgaaattttttgtggcTGCAATTTAACTGTATCTGCTTTACTACATCATTcaacaatgaagaagaaaatgacagTAAGCTGAAGACTGCATTGATAGTTGTAGCTGTCATAGCAGTAGTGTTTTCTGGAGTGCTGTTAGTTGCCTATTACATTCACcggagaaggaaaaaattgaaggGTAGATTAACTCACCCTGACCATCTTTccaagtatttatttatccatGTTGCTTAACTCTGTTTTGATGACTATTTGAGAGCAAATGCTTAAAAGTTTTATCCAGTTTAAATTTGTTCGAAAGTATATGGTTGAACCAATATGTATTTCATCTGCGGATATAAGCTTTTGTTCACTTACTCCTATTGGCTATAGCTAACATGATGTCCATTTCCACTGCGTGAGAGAAAACAGAAATCAGAGACAGAAATCAGGACAATGAAGGGGCACCAAATGAGGACCTGGAGCTCCCGCTCTTCGAATTGGCCACTGTAATTAGTGCCACAGATAACTTTTCAAGCAATAACAAGCTGGGAGAAGGTGGCTTTGGACCGGTTTACAAGGTAAATTTGTAACTTGTATAATAAGGGGCATACTAACTTGCTTTACAAGGTAGCAGTATTTGAAATAGTGTGAATTTACAGGGGACGCTAGCAGGTGGACAAGAAATTGCTGTGAAGAGGCTTTCAAGAAGTTCTGGCCAAGGAATGAACGAGTTCATGAATGAAGTTATACTGATTGCCAAACTTCAGCACCGAAATCTGGTAAAACTTCTTGGTTGCTGCGTTCAAGGAGACGAGAAAATGCTGATCTATGAATACATGCCCAACGGAAGCCTGGACTCATTCATCTTCGGTTTGGACTTTTGAAAACCTTATTAATTTGCTCAAAATTAATTGCTTAATAGCTATAAAACAATTTCATATTTAAGAAATTTTCTATGGAGAGTTAAAGTTGGATTTGCATCCAACTTTGCCAGATCAAACGAGCGGAGAACTACTGTTAGATTGGCCTAAACGTTACCACATTATTTGTGGAATTGCTCGTGGTCTCCTCTATCTGCACCAAGATTCCAGGCTAAGGATTATTCATAGAGATCTCAAAGCAAGTAATGTCCTACTTGATAATGAAATGAATCCAAAAATTTCAGACTTTGGCTTGGCTCGAACATTGACTGGGGGAAATCAGACTGGAGGAAATACAAACAGAGTGGTTGGAACATAGTAAGTTtgtcttttaatattttctgtaGGTACACTTTTAATCCTGATCAATGGTTTCTGTTGTGATCTCACTTCCCCATGATGTTTCTGTTTTCTACAGCGGTTACATGGCACCCGAGTATGTTATTGACGGTCTATTTTCTGTAAAGTCTGATGTCTTTAGCTTTGGTGTTTTGGTGCTGGAGGTCATTAGTGGAAGGAAAAACAAGGGATTCTACCATCCAACCAGCCCTAACCTTATTGGACATGCAAGTATCAATAGTAAACTTTCTTCTTGCTGCACATATGCGCCGAATAGATGGTAATTGATGAAGGATTTTTGGCATGTTTCAGGCATGGAGATTATGGAATGAAGGAAGGCATTTAGAACTGATTGATACATATTTAGGAAGTGTATCTACTCTATCAGAAATGTCGCGTTGCATCCATGTTAGTCTCTTGTGTGTGCAGCATCATCCTGAGGACAGGCCAAGCATGGCGTC belongs to Prunus persica cultivar Lovell chromosome G4, Prunus_persica_NCBIv2, whole genome shotgun sequence and includes:
- the LOC18780381 gene encoding G-type lectin S-receptor-like serine/threonine-protein kinase At4g27290 isoform X1; this translates as MGGLCFLLISTNLLFLFFTISSAVDIISPSQSISDNTTLVSSDGSFELGFFSPGSSTNRYLGIWYKNMNIPGRTVVWVANRCNPINDSSGMLMINSTGNLVLFGQNKSVVWSTSSVKRVENAMVQLLDSGNLVVRDVKDGISGPYLWQSFDYPSDTLLPGMKLGWDLRTGLKRHISAWKNSEDPCPGNFTYGIEMELQAYPEAYIRNGTAKIYRASPFNGLTFCGSSEKHPARYGFNFVYNDDEVYYMYKPTIKSITSRIVLNQTTSSCIRFHWKKEDEAWTAHLSRPRDVCDHYGFCGANGNCIGENPVCQCLKGFKPKSQGKWNLADWSLGCVRNKPLSCQKTDKDGFLKFVGLKLPDTTHSWVNKSMNLKECRAKCLNNCSCMAYRSSDIRGGTGCAIWFGDLIDTTQALTSGQEIYIRMSASELEENDSKLKTALIVVAVIAVVFSGVLLVAYYIHRRRKKLKEIRDRNQDNEGAPNEDLELPLFELATVISATDNFSSNNKLGEGGFGPVYKGTLAGGQEIAVKRLSRSSGQGMNEFMNEVILIAKLQHRNLVKLLGCCVQGDEKMLIYEYMPNGSLDSFIFDQTSGELLLDWPKRYHIICGIARGLLYLHQDSRLRIIHRDLKASNVLLDNEMNPKISDFGLARTLTGGNQTGGNTNRVVGTYGYMAPEYVIDGLFSVKSDVFSFGVLVLEVISGRKNKGFYHPTSPNLIGHAWRLWNEGRHLELIDTYLGSVSTLSEMSRCIHVSLLCVQHHPEDRPSMASVVIMLGSEMALAQPKQPGFFMERESQEAGHSSENQSSSANELSITVLEAR
- the LOC18780381 gene encoding G-type lectin S-receptor-like serine/threonine-protein kinase At4g27290 isoform X2, whose translation is MGGLCFLLISTNLLFLFFTISSAVDIISPSQSISDNTTLVSSDGSFELGFFSPGSSTNRYLGIWYKNMNIPGRTVVWVANRCNPINDSSGMLMINSTGNLVLFGQNKSVVWSTSSVKRVENAMVQLLDSGNLVVRDVKDGISGPYLWQSFDYPSDTLLPGMKLGWDLRTGLKRHISAWKNSEDPCPGNFTYGIEMELQAYPEAYIRNGTAKIYRASPFNGLTFCGSSEKHPARYGFNFVYNDDEVYYMYKPTIKSITSRIVLNQTTSSCIRFHWKKEDEAWTAHLSRPRDVCDHYGFCGANGNCIGENPVCQCLKGFKPKSQGKWNLADWSLGCVRNKPLSCQKTDKDGFLKFVGLKLPDTTHSWVNKSMNLKECRAKCLNNCSCMAYRSSDIRGGTGCAIWFGDLIDTTQALTSGQEIYIRMSASELENDSKLKTALIVVAVIAVVFSGVLLVAYYIHRRRKKLKEIRDRNQDNEGAPNEDLELPLFELATVISATDNFSSNNKLGEGGFGPVYKGTLAGGQEIAVKRLSRSSGQGMNEFMNEVILIAKLQHRNLVKLLGCCVQGDEKMLIYEYMPNGSLDSFIFDQTSGELLLDWPKRYHIICGIARGLLYLHQDSRLRIIHRDLKASNVLLDNEMNPKISDFGLARTLTGGNQTGGNTNRVVGTYGYMAPEYVIDGLFSVKSDVFSFGVLVLEVISGRKNKGFYHPTSPNLIGHAWRLWNEGRHLELIDTYLGSVSTLSEMSRCIHVSLLCVQHHPEDRPSMASVVIMLGSEMALAQPKQPGFFMERESQEAGHSSENQSSSANELSITVLEAR
- the LOC18780381 gene encoding G-type lectin S-receptor-like serine/threonine-protein kinase At4g27290 isoform X3, producing MTVDIISPSQSISDNTTLVSSDGSFELGFFSPGSSTNRYLGIWYKNMNIPGRTVVWVANRCNPINDSSGMLMINSTGNLVLFGQNKSVVWSTSSVKRVENAMVQLLDSGNLVVRDVKDGISGPYLWQSFDYPSDTLLPGMKLGWDLRTGLKRHISAWKNSEDPCPGNFTYGIEMELQAYPEAYIRNGTAKIYRASPFNGLTFCGSSEKHPARYGFNFVYNDDEVYYMYKPTIKSITSRIVLNQTTSSCIRFHWKKEDEAWTAHLSRPRDVCDHYGFCGANGNCIGENPVCQCLKGFKPKSQGKWNLADWSLGCVRNKPLSCQKTDKDGFLKFVGLKLPDTTHSWVNKSMNLKECRAKCLNNCSCMAYRSSDIRGGTGCAIWFGDLIDTTQALTSGQEIYIRMSASELEENDSKLKTALIVVAVIAVVFSGVLLVAYYIHRRRKKLKEIRDRNQDNEGAPNEDLELPLFELATVISATDNFSSNNKLGEGGFGPVYKGTLAGGQEIAVKRLSRSSGQGMNEFMNEVILIAKLQHRNLVKLLGCCVQGDEKMLIYEYMPNGSLDSFIFDQTSGELLLDWPKRYHIICGIARGLLYLHQDSRLRIIHRDLKASNVLLDNEMNPKISDFGLARTLTGGNQTGGNTNRVVGTYGYMAPEYVIDGLFSVKSDVFSFGVLVLEVISGRKNKGFYHPTSPNLIGHAWRLWNEGRHLELIDTYLGSVSTLSEMSRCIHVSLLCVQHHPEDRPSMASVVIMLGSEMALAQPKQPGFFMERESQEAGHSSENQSSSANELSITVLEAR